The Zingiber officinale cultivar Zhangliang chromosome 9A, Zo_v1.1, whole genome shotgun sequence genome window below encodes:
- the LOC122019404 gene encoding CASP-like protein 1C1: MPLLLRLLAAAATLCATIIVATSHDSTMVFGLTLEAKFQHTPALNLVSACVPSTSLLSRLVIVPDVILAMLLTASCRCSSRSHGTAREGRQQLCRVAAYM, translated from the exons ATGCCTCTTCTTCTAAGGCTGCTAGCTGCAGCAGCCACTCTTTGCGCAACCATCATCGTGGCCACGAGCCATGACTCCACCATGGTGTTTGGTCTAACCTTGGAAGCCAAGTTCCAGCACACTCCTGCCCTCAA CTTGGTTTCAGCTTGTGTACCTTCAACGAGCTTGCTGTCAAGGTTGGTCATTGTGCCTGATGTT ATTTTGGCGATGCTGCTGACGGCTAGCTGCCGTTGCAGCAGCAGGAGCCATGGCACAGCTAGGGAAGGAAGGCAACAATTATGTAGGGTGGCTGCCTATATGTGA
- the LOC122020781 gene encoding dnaJ homolog subfamily B member 13-like, which yields MGVDYYKILGVDKGAKEDDLKKAYRKLAMKWHPDKNPNNKKEAEAKFKQISEAYEVLSDPQKRAVYDQYGEEGLKGQVPPPGAGGPGGATFFSSGGDGPTSFRFNPRNADDIFAEFFGFSSPFGGVSGGAGSARAGSRFPGRMGMLNEDFFGSSFGGAGEGASQPRKAAPIEKRLPCSLEELYKGTTKKMKISREILDASGKSMTAEEILTIDVKPGWKKGTKITFPAKGNESPNVLPADITFIIDEKPHPLFSREGNDLIATQTISLAEALTGYTVQLATLDGRSLAIPINKVIHPGYEEVVPEEGMPVPKDPSKKGNLHIKFDIKFPTRLTADQKVGIKKLLAP from the exons ATGGGAGTGGATTACTACAAGATCCTCGGGGTGGACAAGGGCGCTAAGGAGGACGATCTCAAGAAAGCCTATCGCAAGCTCGCCATGAAGTGGCACCCCGACAAGAACCCTAATAACAAGAAGGAAGCGGAAGCAAAGTTCAAACAGATCTCGGAAGCTTATGAG GTCCTGAGCGATCCGCAAAAGCGCGCTGTCTACGACCAGTACGGCGAGGAGGGACTCAAGGGTCAGGTCCCGCCGCCTGGCGCCGGTGGGCCAGGAGGTGCCACCTTTTTCTCCAGCGGTGGAGATGGACCGACCTCGTTTAGGTTCAACCCCAGGAACGCCGATGATATTTTCGCGGAATTCTTTGGGTTTTCCAGCCCGTTTGGAGGGGTGAGCGGCGGCGCTGGTAGCGCCAGGGCTGGATCCAGATTTCCCGGGCGAATGGGGATGCTCAACGAGGACTTCTTCGGATCTTCCTTTGGTGGGGCCGGAGAGGGTGCATCACAACCGCGGAAGGCAGCCCCCATTGAGAAGAGGCTTCCGTGCAGCCTGGAGGAGTTGTACAAAGGAACCACCAAAAAGATGAAAATTTCGAGAGAAATTCTGGATGCAAGTGG GAAATCAATGACTGCGGAAGAAATTCTAACAATTGACGTTAAACCAGGCTGGAAAAAGGGCACAAAAATAACATTCCCAGCAAAAGGAAATGAATCACCAAATGTACTTCCTGCAGATATCACCTTCATTATCGATGAGAAGCCTCATCCTCTTTTCAGCAGGGAAGGCAATGATCTGATTGCAACACAAACGATCTCTTTGGCAGAAGCCCTGACCGGTTACACGGTTCAATTGGCTACACTTGATGGTCGAAGCCTTGCTATTCCCATAAACAAGGTCATTCATCCTGGCTATGAGGAGGTGGTGCCTGAAGAAGGAATGCCAGTACCCAAAGATCCATCCAAGAAAGGAAATCTTCACATCAAATTTGATATCAAGTTCCCGACAAGGCTTACAGCAGACCAGAAGGTTGGGATCAAGAAGCTATTAGCTCCATGA